In Sphingopyxis macrogoltabida, the sequence AGTCCCTGGAATTACTGGATGACCGACAAGCTGACGCCGGTGGGCCGCAGCGGCGAGGCGGTGCGCCTCATAGAAACCGTCCTCGGCCGCAATCCGGCGCATGTCCAGGCGAACCATCTCTATATTCACCTGATGGAATCGCGCGATCCCGCGCGCGCCGAAGCCGCCGCCGACCGGCTCGCGCGCCCCGACGCGCCCAGCGCCGCGCATCTGGTGCATATGCCCGGTCATATCTACCAGCTACGCGGCCGCCATGCGGATTCGATCCGCGTCAATGTCGCCGCCGCGCGGGCCGACGAGGCCTATATCCGCCGCGCGGGTGACCAGGGCCTCGTGCGCTACGGCTATTACCCGCACAATGTCCATTTCATCGTAACCTCGGCGCAAATGGCGGGCGATATGAACACCGCGATCCGCGAGGCGAAGCGGCTGCGGACCCTGCTAGATCCCGAGACCTCGGCGCAGATCGGCTGGATTCAGGCGATCGACGCCGCGCCCTATTTCGCCATGGCCCAATTCGCCACGCCGAAGGCGATATTGGCGATGCCGGAACCTGATGCCCGCCTCGGTTATCCGACGGCGATGCGGCATTATGCCCGCGCCATCGCCTATACGGGGCTTCGCGACCGCAACGGGTTCGACCGCGAAATCGCCGCGATGGCTGGCCTCCGGGCATCCGGCGCGCTTCAAGGCCTGGTCGATCAGGGCATGCCCGCTGTCGATCTCGTCATGCTGGCCGAAAGCGCAGCGCAAGGCCGCTTCGCGTCGGCGCTCGGCCGCCACGACGAAGCGATCGGCTTCTATCGGCAGGCGGTCGAGATCGAGACCCGCCTTCCTTATCAGGAACCGACCTACTGGTATTATCCCGTGCAGCAATCGCTCGGCGCCGCCTTGTTCGAGGCAAAGCGTTATTCCGAAGCGAGCGACGCCTTCCGCGCCGCGTTGACGCAGGCGCCCAACAATGGCTGGGCGCTCTACGGGCTGGGGCAGAGCGAAGCGGCGCAAGGCAAGAAGCTGGAAGCAGCTGCCGCAAACCGGGCCCTGTCGAAGGCCTGGCTGGGCAACACCCGCTGGCTGCGGATGGACCGGCTGTAGCGTTGGGCCGTCGGCTTTGGGGTGGGAAGCGGACGTTTCCAACTTTTGTCATCCCCGCGAAAGCGGGGACCCAGAGTAGTGTAAACCCGCCCTGGGTTCCCGCTTTCGCGGGAATGACACAATTGAGGAATTCCAAACGACTTACGTCCACTCCCGGCCGAAAGCTGCCGCCAAAACACCTGCTTTCAAAGCTTCCGCGTATTCGCCTCGATCAGCTTCTTCGCTTCGGCGATGGCCTTGGCCGTCGTCAGCTTCTTGTCCTGCACCTCGTCGGCCATTTCGAGGAGGCGGCCGCTGATCACGGTACCCGTTTGGGCCTCCTCGTCGATCGCAATCCCGCCCTTGGCCGTGGCGACGCGGTCCCATTCGGCGCGGACGGCGGCCCAGTAGTCCCTGGTCGCGGCCCAATAATCGTCGGCCGCCTTCACGTCATACTGGTCGTATTTGATATAGGTGTTGAGGACATATTCCTGGACGATCGGCACCAGCTTGCCGTCTTTTGTCCCCATCTTGGTATTGTCCTGCCAGTGGACCCAGCCGTCGGGGCTCGGCTGGTGGCGGTTGATCGACAGATAGCGGTCGTAAACGGGGTTGCGCACGGCATCGCGGCGCGCGAGCGGGCGCCAGGTCCAGTTCGACCGCCAGCGGCGGACGCCGCCCCGCGTTTCAAATTGGCCCCAGCCGCCGTAGCGCGGCGAATCGTCGACCTGCCAGACGGTCTGCGACCAGCGGCCGGTGCGCATCTTTTCGGGGACGTCCTCCCACTGCCATGTGTTGCGGTCCGAATAGACGAGCAGTTTCGCGGGTTCATATTCCCAGTCCTGCCGCCAATGCTTGATGATCATGCTCTTGTCATCGTCGCCGGTGATGACGAGCATGTGCTGCAGCACGATCTTGCGACCGGTATCCTCGATGACGCGGACGACTTCGTTGCCGCCCGAGCGCTTAGGTTCGAGCACTTCGTAATCGGGGTCCCAGCGCGTCGATTCTTGCATGTTGAAGCTGACGCGGTAATTGCCCGCCATTGCAAGGATGTCGGCGCGGTCCTGCTCGAAGCTCGCCGCGGCGGCTTCGGCGGCGATCGGCGGATGCGCCGATGCCCCGGCGGGAAGTGCGGCCGACAGCAGCAGGGTGGCGGCGATGGTGCGATATATTTTCATCGGTGCAGTCCTTCGATGATTCAGAAACGGAAGCTCAGCGACACGCTCGCGTTGCGGCCGGGCTGGGTATAGGCGTCGGTCACTGTCGAGGCGGCGCCGAGACCGCGCACGTCGCTCCACCAACTGTATTTCTTGTCGAGGATGTTGAAGACGCCGGCGCGCAGCGTCAGCGCGTCGACGATGCGAACGAAAGCGGTCGCGTCGAGGATGGTGAAGCCGCCGGGACGGAAGCAGGCGGCGCCGCTGCAGATCGTCGTCGGGTCGCCGTCGACATCGGTGCCGACGGTGCGCGACACTTCTTTGCCCGCGCTGTGCGTCATGACGAGCTGGCCACCGAAACGGCCGCCCGGCGCGCGATAACCGATTCCGGCAACAAGCTTCAGCGGATCGATCGACGACAGCGGCAGCCGTTCCAGCCCCGTGCCGCGCACGGTGCCGGTCGCATAGGATAGGGCGAGCGTCGTATATAGGCCGGACGACGCTCGCCCCTCGAACCGCGCCTCGGCCCCCTTGACTTTGACGCGATCGAGATTGACGAATTGATAGATGGCGGGGTCGGCGAAGGTGCCGCTGCCATCGACCACTTCCTGACTGATGAAATCCTTGTAGCGCGCCGAAAAGGCGGTGACGTCGAGGCTGACCGCATCGGAGGCGAAGCGCACGCCGCCCTCGAAGCTGGTGCTGCGTTCGGGCCCGAGATCGGGGTTCGGGCGCGAGGTATAGCCGAAGGCGAGATTCTCGAAGAACTGGTTCACCTGGCTTGGCTCGGGCGCCTTGAAGCCGGTGGCATAGTTGGCGAAGAGACGGATTTCGTCGGTCAGTTTCCACACCGCGCCGAATTTCGGCGACACGCGCGAACCGCTCTGATCGGCTGCCCCGGCACCGGGGAAGAGCGGATCATTGCGCGGCGACAGGTCGTACCAGTCGAAGCGCAGCGCCGGGTAGAGCAGCAGGCGGCCGTCGGCGATACCGATCTCGTCGCCGACGAACAGGCCGCCGCGCGTGAAATCGGTGGTCGGGAAAGCGCGCGACGGGAAGACGTCGGGCGGGGTCGGCAGCACGCCGTCACGCAGTCCGCGCTGGCGCGTCTTGCTGATGTCGCCGCCAAAGACGATGCGGTGGGTGATCGCGCCGGTATTGAAATCGGCGCGCGCATCGGCCGAGGCACCGATGACGCGGTTCTCGAAGCTGTTGAGCCGTTCGCGGTCGGCGGCAGGGGTACGGTCCTCGTCGGTGAACTGGACGTCCTCGCCATCCTGCCAATAAAGCGCGACGCGCGCGAAATCGATCACGCCCTCGCCTTCCCAGCTCCAGTCGAGCGACACGCGCTTGCGCTTGCCGGTATCGACGGCCTCGAGCAGTTCGACCGTCGCGCTCTGCCCCGTCAGGCCTTCGGTGAACAGGCGGGTATCGAGATATTCGCCGGTCAGGCGCAGCTTGTGGCCGTTCGCGGGGTCGTAGACGAGGCGCGCGAGCGCGGCATTCGAGCGGCCGTCCTGCGGATTGGGCTTGGTGCGGAGCGCACCGGTGCCGCCCACCGTCCCCTTGTTGTCGAGCTCGTTGTAATCGCGGCGGGTATAGGCGCCCATGATCGACCAGTCGCCGCTGCGCCCGGCGACGATCGCGGTTTCGCTGAACTCATTGTCGGCGCTGCTGTACGACGCCCGCAGAAGGCCGCCGACATTCCTGCCGTTTTCGAGGAAATCGGCCGGATCGGCGGTGACGAAGCTGACCGCACCCGCAAGCCCGTCGCTGCCGTAGAGCGCCGACGACGGGCCGCGCAATATCTCGACCGACTTGATCAGGCCGAGGTCGACATAGTCGCCGCGCCCCGCCGCCTGCGCCCCGAAGCTGAACCCGTCGGGAACGCGCACGCCGTCGACCTGGATCAGCACGCGGTTCCCGCCGATGCCGCGGATGTTGAAACCGTCGTTGCCGGCGCGGCCGGTGGCGCTGAGCGCCGCGTTGAAGCGGGCCGGCTGGCGCTGGACGCTGACGCCGGGTTCGAAGCGGACGAGGTCGCGGATGTCGGTGACGAGTTCGTCGGCAATCTGCTCGGCGGTCTTGACGGTGATCGTCACCGGCACATCTTCGGCCAGCGCCTCGGTACGCGTCGCGGTGACGACGATCTGGCTCTTGCGCGCCGCCCAATAGTCGCCGTCATTGTCCTGCGCGGCCGCGGGCGAGGCGACCGCCGCGAGCGCGAGGCCGAGCGCGCTACCGGCGGCGAGACGGGACATGAATGGCGAACGGACGGTGATCAAATTTCTTCCCCTATTTGATTGCGACTGACTCGCAATAGCGGCGCATTAGGGGCGTCGGCGCGCTAGGTCAACAATTATGATATTGAGAATCGTTTGCATAATATTCGCGCCGTTTGACAGGGAAGTAGCGCATTGCCCTTCCCTCCCGTGCACGCCATGATGCGCGGCGGGGGAAAGCCATGCCGGCACAGGTTTTCATCAGCTATTCGTCGAAGGACCGCACCGTCGCGAATATGGTGTGCGCGTTGCTCGAAGAGCGCGGGCACCGCTGCTGGATCGCGCCGCGCGACATCCTGCCCGGCGCATCGTGGGGCGAGGCGATCATCGACGGGCTGAAGGAATCGGCCGTGTTCGTGCTGGTCTTTTCGCAAAACGCCAATGCGTCGCCGCAGATCCTGCGCGAGGTCGAGCGCGCGGTGCACCTCGGCCTGCCGATCATCCCCTTTCGCATCGAGGATGTGCTGCCCGAACGCAGCCTCGAATATTTCATGAGCGTGCCGCACTGGCTCGACGCGCTGTCACCGCCGGTCGAGGACCATATCGTCCGGCTGGGCGATGTCGTCGGCCAGTTGGTGCACGGCGCGGCAGGCCGCGGCGATTATATCCCGCGCAAGCCGCGGGGCGCGAAAAGCGTGAGCTGGAACAACGCGCTGGTCCGCGCGGGCGCGGGCGGCGCGGTGCTGGCGCTGCTGCTGCTCGCCGCTTGGCTGGGCGGGCTGGCGCCGCCGGAATCGCCGGTCGGCTGGCTCGCCGCGCTGCTCGCCATCGCGATCCCCGTGGGGGCGATTGCCGCTGGCGGCGCGAAACTATGGACCAGAGGCTGGGTGCGCGGCGTGCTGCTCGCGCTGCTGCTCGCGGCGGCAGCGGGATATGGCTGGACGCGCAGCGCCTATGTCATCGCGGGCGAGAATGGCGCACCGCTAGTGCGCGGCACCGAGTGTACGCCTGACGCGAAGCTGGTGTTCGAAAGCGAATGCCCCGATCTGCCGTCCGACGCGCTGGCCGATGCGGCCTATGATCCGGCGATGCTGTGGACGGCGGCGTCGATCGGGCGGGTGAAGCTGATGCTCGCCGCCGCCTGGGCGCTCGCGGCGGCGGTGGCAGCGTTGCTCGTGGCGGGATGGATGGGCGGCCCGCGGCGGCTGAAACAGGAGGATTGAGATGGGCAAGGCGAAGATGCTGATGCTGCTGGCTGCGGTGGCGTCTCCGGTGACGGCGACCGCGAAGGAACCGCTCGATGCCGCGGGGCTCAAGGCGATCGAAACGCGGGTGCCGCCGCAAAGCTGGTACCCCGACGGCTATTACGACATCCGCATCGCCGCCGAGGGGCAGGTCGCCGATTTCCCGCGCGAGACGCTGACGATGGACTGGGGCGACGGGCAGCCGCCCTATTACGACGTCATCGACTGCAACGCCGAATATGTCAGCCTCGACGAAACCGACCCGCTGACCGCGCGCTATGGCCCGGTGGCGCTCGAGGTCGCGCGGCTGCGCGGCGAGTTCGAGCGGATGAAATATCCGCTAGCGGTTTATGCCGGACCGCTGCTCGAGTTCGAGAAGGCGAAGATCGAAGAGGCCAAAACCGCACCCGAACCCGTGTCCGAAGCCGAAATGAGCGACGCGATGGCGATGGAGGCGAGCGCCGCTGCCGACGCGGCGGTCGCGGAGGCTGCTGCCGATGCTGCTGCGGCGGCGGATGCGGCGTCGATGGAGGCCGCACCCCCGGCCGATGGCGGCATGGACGAGGCCGAAACCTATAACGACCCCTATTTTCTGCTCGCCAAGGCAGTCGAAGCGAACCGCGAGCGGCTAGCGCCGAAGCTGCCGAAGGTGCTTGCCGATGGCGGCTGCGGCGCCGGCGAAGGGAGCAGCGTCATCGTCAAGACGGTGCCGCCGCAGGGCGAGGTGCTGCTGATCAACGCCTTTGCCTTCAAGGTTTGCACCCGCAAGAAACCTGACCCGTGGGATCGCTTCGCCTGCAAGTGGAACGAGATCGAAACCGGCGTCGAGAAGCCGCTTTCCGGCCGCTATGTCTATCAGGTCAAATGGCCCGACGGGACGGTGCGCAAGGGAACCCGCGACATCGTCCCCAATTACGAAGATGAGGCGGTCGCGGCCGTGGTGACCTTCAAGAAAGTCGGAAGCTGACGATGGGCGGTCGGACGATCGCAGCGCTGCTGATGCTGGCGAGCCCGTCCGTTGCCATGGCGCAGGATGCCGCCGCCGATGACGGTGCAGCCATGAAAGCGCTGGAAGCCGATGTGCCGCAACAGCCGTGGTATCCCGGCGGCTATTACGACATCCGGATCGCGGCCGAAGCACAGGTCGTCGAATTTCCGCGCCCGGCGAGCGATCTGCCCGCGACGCCCGAACAATCCTATAATCTGGTTGCTTGCGATGTCGAACGGCCGGGGAACGATGCCTCCGATCCGATGCTGGAACGCTATGGCTATGTCGCGCTGGAAACCGCACGGCTGCGGGCCGAACTGCGCCGGATGCATTACCCGGCCAGCATCTATGCCGAACCGCTGCTGGCTTTCGAACGCGAATCGATCGCGAGAGCCGAGGAACGGGCGACGAATGGCGATCCCTATACGTCGCTGGCCGAGGCGCTGGAGGCTGCACGCGCCGGCGCCAAGGCGCCTTTGTCCCCGGTTTTCGAATATCGCGACTGCACACCGCCGCCGATGGCCGCGCCAAGCCGTCCCCGGTTGGGCGCGGTCCGCTCGCCGCCTGCTCCCGGCGTCAAATTCCGCACCGAGCCCCCGGCCGGCGAACTGTGGATGATCAGCGCCTTCGCCTTCAAGGTTTGCGTCCGCAAGCAGCCCGATCCGTGGGACCGCTTTGCCTGCAAATGGAACGAGGTCGAGACCGGGGTCACCAGGAACATCTCGGGCCGCTTCGTCTATCAGGTGCGCTGGCCCGACGGCACCGTGCGCAAAGGTACGCGCGAAGTCGCGCCCGCAAGCGGGTCGACGCCGGTGACGTTCAAGAAGGTCGGGAGTTAGGCCCCCGGCCCTTCATAGGCATCGACGATCCGCCCGACGATCGGATGACGGACGACGTCGGCGCTGGTGAAATAGCTGACGTTGATGCCCTCCACCCCCTCAAGGCGCCCGACCGCATCGGCGAGCCCCGAGCTGGCGGGGAGCGGCAGGTCGACCTGCTTGGGATCGCCGCAAATCACCATGCGGCTGTTCATGCCGAAGCGGGTGAGAAACATCTTCATCTGCGGGATCGTCGTGTTCTGCGCCTCGTCGAGGATGATGAAGGCGTCGGCGAGCGTGCGGCCGCGCATGAAGGCAAGCGGCGCGATCTCGATCTCGCCCGACGCGATGCGACGTTCGACCTGTTCGGCGGGCAGGCAGTCGTGGAGCGCATCGTAGAGCGGGCGCAGATAGGGATCGACCTTTTCCTTCATGTCGCCGGGCAGGAAGCCGAGCTTCTCGCCCGCCTCGACCGCGGGGCGCGACAGGATCAGGCGCTGGACGCTGCCGGTGATGAGCTGCGCCACCGCCTGTGCGACCGCGAGATAGGTCTTACCCGTCCCCGCCGGGCCGAGCGCGAAGATGATGTCGTCGCGCGCCAGCGCCTGCATATAGGGGACCTGTGACGGCGCGCGCGGGACGATCGTCTTCTTGCACGTGCGGATCATCACCGTCGGCGCTTCGTCCTTGTCGTGGCGGATGATGCCGGCGAGCATCGGCTGCGCCGACATCGCGATCACCCCGTCGACCAGCCCCGCATCGACCTCCTGCCCCTGTTCGATGCGGTTATAGAGTTCGGTGAGCACGTCGCGGGCGCGCGCCGCGGCTTCGGCCTCGCCCTCGATCTGGACGCGATTGCCGCGCGCCGAAATATAGACGCCGAGACGGTTTTCGATGGCGACGAGGTTGCGGTCGAATTCGCCGAAGAGGAGGCCCAAAAGCTGCGTTCGCTCAAATTCCGCCGTCAGTCGGACGCGGTCGCCGGGTTCGGCGGGGGTGGAGGCAGTCAGCGGGCGTTTGGACATATGGGCAAGGCTCCTTCGATCGACGACATGACTGTACTCCCGCGATGACGGGAGTCCATGACTTGCAAGCTGCGAATGCGACGGAAGGAGGCCGAGTGTGTCTTCGCGGAGACACACCGTGCCAGTCGCACTAGGCGACTTCTTCCATCAGGGCTTCGGCGCCGACGCTATTGGCCCCGGCCGAGACGATGCGAACATCGATCATGTCGCCGATCTTGAGCCCCGGCGCGATGACATGCACCGACTGGAGCCAGGGCGACTTACCGATGAGCTGGCCTTCGAGCTTGCCCTTGCGTTCGAGCAGCAAGCGCGTCGTGCGGCCGACGGTCGCCGCGTTAAAGGCGTGCTGTTGTTCGTTGAGCAGCGCCTGCAGCCGCTGGAGACGGTCGTTCATTACCGCTTCGTCGATCTGGTCGCCCATCGTCGCGGCGGGCGTGCCGGGGCGGCGCGAATATTTGAAGCTGTACGCCATCGCATAATTGGTCGCGCGGACGATATCGAGCGTCGCTTCGAAATCCTCCTCGGTCTCGCCGGGGAAGCCGACGATGAAATCGCCCGAGATGGCGATGTCGGGACGCGCGGCGCGGACGCGCTCGATGACCTTCAGATAGCTGTCGACCGAATGACTGCGGTTCATCGCCGCGAGGATGCGGTCGCTGCCCGCCTGCACCGGCAAGTGGAGGAAGGGCATCAGCTTGTCGACCTCGCCATGCGCGGCGATCAGCCCCTCGGTCATATCGTTGGGATGGCTGGTCGTGTAACGGATGCGTTCGAGCCCGTCCTCGCGGGCGAGTTCGCGGATCAGCCCGTCGAGGCCGATCGCCCTGCCCTTCTCGTCCTCGCCGTCCCAGGCGTTGACGTTCTGCCCCAGCAAGGTGATCTCGCGGACACCGCCGGCGACCAAAGCGCGCGCCTCGGCGATCAGGTCGGCGAACGGCCGGCTGATTTCGGCGCCGCGCGTATAGGGGACGACGCAATAGGTGCAGAATTTGTCGCAGCCTTCCTGCACGGTCAGGAAAGCTGTCGGGCGCTGGCCGCCGGCGCGCTTCGGCAGGGCGCCGAACTTGCTCTCGGCCGGCATGTCGAGATCGACGGCTTTCTCGCCCTTCGCGGCGCGCGCGATCAGGTCGGGCAGGCGGTGATAAGCCTGCGGGCCGACGACGACATCGACCGACGGCGCACGGCGCGCGATCTCGGCGCCTTCGGCCTGCGCGACGCAGCCGGCGACGGCGATCGTCGGGCGACTGCCGTCGGCGCGTTTCAGCCGCCCGATGTCCGAATAGACTTTCTCGGCCGCCTTTTCGCGAATGTGGCAGGTGTTGAGCACAACCAGGTCGGCATCGGCGCCCTCGGCCGCGGCGACATAACCCTCGGCACCCAGCATCTCGGCCATGCGCTCGCCGTCATAGACGTTCATCTGGCAGCCGAAGGATTTGACGTGGAAGGTCTTGGGAGAATTTTGGGGAGAGTCGGACTTCATCGGCGCGCTATAGGCGATGCAGCGCGGCGGCGGAAGGGCGGCCGACCTCGGCCATGCGGCGGGCGATCGCGGCGCGCGCCGCCTCGCTGATCGCCTTGCGATCGTGCGTCACCTCGGCGGGCAGCGGGTCGAGATAGTGGATGGTCAGCGGGATCGACCGCTTGCGCGCGATCAGCCGCTTGAAATTGTCGAGGCCCGATTCGGGGTCCTGCCAGGCGATGGCGGTCGCTTCGTCGCCATAGTCGAGGAAGACGGGCTGGATGCGCAGGTTCGGCGGCGGTGGAACGACCGCCTGGAACAGCGAACCGCGAAACGGCAGCAGCCCGTCGCCGGGTCCCGTCGTGCCTTCGGGGAACAATGTCACCGGGCGGCCGCGCGCGAGCGCACCGCGGAGGCTGTCGGTCTGCGCATGGATGTCGCGCCGCGCCTCGCGCTGCACGTAAATCGTGTGGTTCTGGTCGGCGAGCCAGCCGACGAGCGGCACATCCTCGACCTCCGCCTTCGACACGAAGGCCGACCGCGCCGCGCCGCCGAGGGCGAGGATATCGAGCCAGCTCAGATGATTGGCGGCGAACAGTACGTTGCGGCGGAGCCGCGTGCCGGTGGTGCGGACACGCAGCCCGGCGATCCAGCCGACGGCGTTGAGGAACGCCATCACCATCGGCGACGGGCGCCCGACGGCGCGATAGCAAAGGTGCGGGACGATCAGGAACAGCAGCGCCAGGACCATCAGGGTCATGCGCGCGACCGAGCGCCAGGTGATCGAGGCGCGATCAGTCGCGCTTGCGATCGAGGGAGACACCATAAAGCTCCATGCGATGGTCGACGAGGCGGAAGCCAAGCCGTTCGGCGATCACCTTTTGCAGCGCCTCGAGTTCGGGATCGACGAATTCGATCACCTTGCCCGTTTCGACGTCGATCAGATGGTCGTGATGCGCCTCGGGCGCCGCTTCGTAACGCGAGCGGCCGTCACCGAAATCGTGGCGGTCGAGGATGCCCGCTTCTTCGAACAGGCGGACGGTGCGGTAAACGGTGGCGATCGAGATGCCGCTGTCGATCTTCGACGCGCGTTCGTACAGCGTTTCGACGTCCGGATGATCCTCTGAATCGGAGATCACGCGGGCAATGATGCGGCGCTGCTCGGTGATGCGCAGCCCCTTTTCGTGGCACAGGGCTTCGAGGTCGATGGAACCGGTCATGCTGGCCTTTCCTGCAATATGCAGCCATGTCTTTGTTCTGCGAACTGTATAGGGTCGCACCGCCGATAGGACAAGGGCGGCACCGAGTGGTCCCGCCCTTCCCTGCCCGCATGGGGCCAGATGATCGTAGGTCTTAGGCCTTCTTGCGCTTGCGGCCGCCACCGCGGCCCTTGGTGCCGAGGCCGATTTCCTTGGCCAGCGCGCGGCGGCGCTCGGCATAGTTCGGCGCGACCATCGGATAGTCGGCTGGCAGTCCCCATTTGGCGCGATAGTCGTCGGGGGTCATGCCGTAATGCGTCATCAGGTGGCGGCGCAGCATCTTCAGCTTCTT encodes:
- a CDS encoding tetratricopeptide repeat protein codes for the protein MIHRPSRIAVLVGIGLFAAGDSALPAFPIATLEALDPSRLAGFVCGARRAGSSLAQNLLVAAAFAAPASEGRPIPLFADLAKSPFPVSTANGQARGYFSQGLLMTYGFNHAGAVRSFRTAQRLDPGCAMCWWGEAVALGPNINAPMDERDRDAALAAMDRAMALRDTATSLERALIEAVAHRYSRDPASDRAALDAAYADAMLDVARRFPADDDVAVLAAEAAMDTSPWNYWMTDKLTPVGRSGEAVRLIETVLGRNPAHVQANHLYIHLMESRDPARAEAAADRLARPDAPSAAHLVHMPGHIYQLRGRHADSIRVNVAAARADEAYIRRAGDQGLVRYGYYPHNVHFIVTSAQMAGDMNTAIREAKRLRTLLDPETSAQIGWIQAIDAAPYFAMAQFATPKAILAMPEPDARLGYPTAMRHYARAIAYTGLRDRNGFDREIAAMAGLRASGALQGLVDQGMPAVDLVMLAESAAQGRFASALGRHDEAIGFYRQAVEIETRLPYQEPTYWYYPVQQSLGAALFEAKRYSEASDAFRAALTQAPNNGWALYGLGQSEAAQGKKLEAAAANRALSKAWLGNTRWLRMDRL
- a CDS encoding DUF6607 family protein; the protein is MKIYRTIAATLLLSAALPAGASAHPPIAAEAAAASFEQDRADILAMAGNYRVSFNMQESTRWDPDYEVLEPKRSGGNEVVRVIEDTGRKIVLQHMLVITGDDDKSMIIKHWRQDWEYEPAKLLVYSDRNTWQWEDVPEKMRTGRWSQTVWQVDDSPRYGGWGQFETRGGVRRWRSNWTWRPLARRDAVRNPVYDRYLSINRHQPSPDGWVHWQDNTKMGTKDGKLVPIVQEYVLNTYIKYDQYDVKAADDYWAATRDYWAAVRAEWDRVATAKGGIAIDEEAQTGTVISGRLLEMADEVQDKKLTTAKAIAEAKKLIEANTRKL
- a CDS encoding TonB-dependent hemoglobin/transferrin/lactoferrin family receptor is translated as MITVRSPFMSRLAAGSALGLALAAVASPAAAQDNDGDYWAARKSQIVVTATRTEALAEDVPVTITVKTAEQIADELVTDIRDLVRFEPGVSVQRQPARFNAALSATGRAGNDGFNIRGIGGNRVLIQVDGVRVPDGFSFGAQAAGRGDYVDLGLIKSVEILRGPSSALYGSDGLAGAVSFVTADPADFLENGRNVGGLLRASYSSADNEFSETAIVAGRSGDWSIMGAYTRRDYNELDNKGTVGGTGALRTKPNPQDGRSNAALARLVYDPANGHKLRLTGEYLDTRLFTEGLTGQSATVELLEAVDTGKRKRVSLDWSWEGEGVIDFARVALYWQDGEDVQFTDEDRTPAADRERLNSFENRVIGASADARADFNTGAITHRIVFGGDISKTRQRGLRDGVLPTPPDVFPSRAFPTTDFTRGGLFVGDEIGIADGRLLLYPALRFDWYDLSPRNDPLFPGAGAADQSGSRVSPKFGAVWKLTDEIRLFANYATGFKAPEPSQVNQFFENLAFGYTSRPNPDLGPERSTSFEGGVRFASDAVSLDVTAFSARYKDFISQEVVDGSGTFADPAIYQFVNLDRVKVKGAEARFEGRASSGLYTTLALSYATGTVRGTGLERLPLSSIDPLKLVAGIGYRAPGGRFGGQLVMTHSAGKEVSRTVGTDVDGDPTTICSGAACFRPGGFTILDATAFVRIVDALTLRAGVFNILDKKYSWWSDVRGLGAASTVTDAYTQPGRNASVSLSFRF
- a CDS encoding toll/interleukin-1 receptor domain-containing protein, with product MPAQVFISYSSKDRTVANMVCALLEERGHRCWIAPRDILPGASWGEAIIDGLKESAVFVLVFSQNANASPQILREVERAVHLGLPIIPFRIEDVLPERSLEYFMSVPHWLDALSPPVEDHIVRLGDVVGQLVHGAAGRGDYIPRKPRGAKSVSWNNALVRAGAGGAVLALLLLAAWLGGLAPPESPVGWLAALLAIAIPVGAIAAGGAKLWTRGWVRGVLLALLLAAAAGYGWTRSAYVIAGENGAPLVRGTECTPDAKLVFESECPDLPSDALADAAYDPAMLWTAASIGRVKLMLAAAWALAAAVAALLVAGWMGGPRRLKQED
- a CDS encoding PhoH family protein, giving the protein MSKRPLTASTPAEPGDRVRLTAEFERTQLLGLLFGEFDRNLVAIENRLGVYISARGNRVQIEGEAEAAARARDVLTELYNRIEQGQEVDAGLVDGVIAMSAQPMLAGIIRHDKDEAPTVMIRTCKKTIVPRAPSQVPYMQALARDDIIFALGPAGTGKTYLAVAQAVAQLITGSVQRLILSRPAVEAGEKLGFLPGDMKEKVDPYLRPLYDALHDCLPAEQVERRIASGEIEIAPLAFMRGRTLADAFIILDEAQNTTIPQMKMFLTRFGMNSRMVICGDPKQVDLPLPASSGLADAVGRLEGVEGINVSYFTSADVVRHPIVGRIVDAYEGPGA
- the miaB gene encoding tRNA (N6-isopentenyl adenosine(37)-C2)-methylthiotransferase MiaB; this encodes MKSDSPQNSPKTFHVKSFGCQMNVYDGERMAEMLGAEGYVAAAEGADADLVVLNTCHIREKAAEKVYSDIGRLKRADGSRPTIAVAGCVAQAEGAEIARRAPSVDVVVGPQAYHRLPDLIARAAKGEKAVDLDMPAESKFGALPKRAGGQRPTAFLTVQEGCDKFCTYCVVPYTRGAEISRPFADLIAEARALVAGGVREITLLGQNVNAWDGEDEKGRAIGLDGLIRELAREDGLERIRYTTSHPNDMTEGLIAAHGEVDKLMPFLHLPVQAGSDRILAAMNRSHSVDSYLKVIERVRAARPDIAISGDFIVGFPGETEEDFEATLDIVRATNYAMAYSFKYSRRPGTPAATMGDQIDEAVMNDRLQRLQALLNEQQHAFNAATVGRTTRLLLERKGKLEGQLIGKSPWLQSVHVIAPGLKIGDMIDVRIVSAGANSVGAEALMEEVA
- a CDS encoding lysophospholipid acyltransferase family protein, translating into MVSPSIASATDRASITWRSVARMTLMVLALLFLIVPHLCYRAVGRPSPMVMAFLNAVGWIAGLRVRTTGTRLRRNVLFAANHLSWLDILALGGAARSAFVSKAEVEDVPLVGWLADQNHTIYVQREARRDIHAQTDSLRGALARGRPVTLFPEGTTGPGDGLLPFRGSLFQAVVPPPPNLRIQPVFLDYGDEATAIAWQDPESGLDNFKRLIARKRSIPLTIHYLDPLPAEVTHDRKAISEAARAAIARRMAEVGRPSAAALHRL
- a CDS encoding Fur family transcriptional regulator, which encodes MTGSIDLEALCHEKGLRITEQRRIIARVISDSEDHPDVETLYERASKIDSGISIATVYRTVRLFEEAGILDRHDFGDGRSRYEAAPEAHHDHLIDVETGKVIEFVDPELEALQKVIAERLGFRLVDHRMELYGVSLDRKRD